One window of the Geotrypetes seraphini chromosome 19, aGeoSer1.1, whole genome shotgun sequence genome contains the following:
- the LOC117352065 gene encoding LOW QUALITY PROTEIN: uncharacterized protein LOC117352065 (The sequence of the model RefSeq protein was modified relative to this genomic sequence to represent the inferred CDS: inserted 1 base in 1 codon): MDQQQLMAFLTAERQKQSEDLQAVLKANQELWYRSQELSRRQHDEMVLAMGEQTKVLSQLLQRPSPDTGSEPGLSGAQQTKGVANPLAMLNLCKITPADAPDEFLSAFERVATAAGWPQGQWAVRLLPCLAGETLSAFQTLAPELANDYQAVKGHILEYLGYTSEHYRQRFRSTIMQEKERPKALVQKLSKLAERWLYSWLGDPRALVLEIIREQFLESVPKSLRGWVRRQGCKTLIQTLEVAEAYLDAQGAAEEERATSVQTLEKPRVTIGPGQPGKTSGYVKPKEPVSGKILTCYRCGKVGHTQRACRLRKDLIAIQGKGVRIPEEYRLVVSVAGKEVLALIDTGAEQSVTSAQLWDDLGEDLSGGNKGVPITCIHGESREYPLRNVTIEYDRKKIPIPVAVLETAPYPLILGRDWLALSQITIPTGKSSAEKCVLGSRVVRRATSSPVRRRRFKTPKAKGWRLTIRWAPLSDKAIAPTRAYSKAAGYDLYAAQEQTIPTKGRALVRTDIQVSPPPGAYLRIAPRSGLALNQSIDVSAGVIDPDYRGNVAVLLVNQGDTDYQIWVGDRVXQVICERIWHPDLVQWEHLPDTRRGQQGFGSTGVGASKGSPLPGLLPGQLEDTGAQGERLEQHAQHFEKVLDIFKEMEQDLSELKEQITQMKKEELGGMTQVIAALAQRIDGSESPKIHDNRASEGQYETPILRWPEDFEDPDPSALSQGKRFNKPRKRY; encoded by the exons ATGGACCAGCAGCAGCTGATGGCTTTCCTAACCGCCGAGAGACAGAAGCAGAGTGAAGACTTACAAGCCGTGCTTAAAGCCAACCAAGAGTTATGGTATCGGTCGCAAGAACTTTCAAGGCGACAGCATGACGAGATGGTATTGGCGATGGGGGAGCAAACCAAGGTACTGTCGCAGCTTTTGCAAAGACCCTCGCCAGACACAGGCAGTGAGCCTGGACTGAGTGGTGCTCAGCAAACTAAAGGGGTAGCTAACCCTCTTGCgatgcttaatctttgtaaaataACGCCGGCAGATGCTCCAGATGAGTTCCTGTCCGCCTTTGAGAGggtagctactgctgctggttggcctcagggtcAGTGGGCTGTTAGGCTTCTACCCTGCCTTGCAGGTGAAACACTGTCAGCCTTTCAGACCCTAGCCCCAGAATTAGCCAATGATTATCAGGCAGTTAAAGGCCATATTTTGGAATACTTAGGCTATACTTCAGAGCATTATAGGCAGCGATTTAGATCGACCATAATGCAAGAGAAGGAGAGACCTAAGGCACTGGTGCAGAAACTATCCAAACTGGCTGAACGATGGCTATACTCTTGGTTAGGGGACCCCAGGGCCTTGGTTCTAGAAATCATTAGAGAACAATTCCTCGAGTCAGTCCCTAAAAGTCTGAGGGGTTGGGTCAGGAGACAAGGCTGTAAAACCCTGATCCAGACTCTGGAGGTTGCGGAGGCATATTTAGATGCCCAAGGCGCTGCCGAAGAGGAGCGAGCAACCTCTGTGCAGACTCTGGAAAAACCAAGGGTAACCATAGGCCCAGGGCAACCGGGGAAAACCTCTGGGTATGTCAAACCTAAGGAACCGGTGTCAGGAAAGATTCTCACCTGTTATCGGTGTGGGAAGGTTGGGCATACTCAAAGAGCTTGTAGGCTACGAAAAGACCTGATAGCAATCCAAGGAAAGGGAGTCAGGATTCCCGAGGAATATCGTCTGGTCGTCTCCGTGGCAGGTAAAGAGGTCTTGGCTCTTATTGACACGGGGGCTGAGCAATCGGTTACCTCTGCCCAACTTTGGGATGACTTGGGCGAGGACCTGAGTGGAGGAAATAAAGGGGTGCCTATCACCTGCATTCATGGGGAATCCAGGGAATACCCTTTGAGAAATGTGACAATAGAGTATGATAGGAAGAAAATCCCTATACCGGTTGCAGTGTTAGAAACAGCCCCCTATCCATTAATCCTGGGAAGGGATTGGCTGGCCCTATCGCAGATAACGATTCCAACAGGGAAAAGTAGCGCAGAGAAATGTGTGTTGGGGAGTCGGGTGGTGAGGAGAGCAACCTCCTCTCCCGTGAGGAGAAGACGATTTAAAACACCAAAGGCTAAGGGCTGGAGGCTGACTATTCGCTGGGCCCCGCTCTCAGATAAAGCCATAGCCCCCACGAGAGCGTATTCGAAGGCAGCGGGTTATGATTTGTATGCTGCCCAAGAACAGACCATCCCTACTAAAGGGAGGGCCCTGGTGCGAACAGATATTCAAGTATCACCACCACCAGGGGCCTATCTTAGAATAGCCCCTCGATCTGGGTTAGCTTTGAACCAGTCAATTGATGTCTCGGCAGGAGTTATTGACCCAGATTATAGGGGTAATGTGGCCGTACTCCTAGTAAACCAAGGAGATACGGATTATCAAATATGGGTAGGCGATCGGG GCCAGGTAATATGTGAAAGGATTTGGCACCCTGACTTAGTACAGTGGGAACACCTCCCTGACACAAGAAGGGGGCAACAAGGGTTTGGATCCACTGGGGTAGGAGCATCCAAAGGTAGCCCTCTCCCAGGATTGTTGCCCGGCCAGCTTGAAGATACAGGGGCTCAAGGAGAACGGTTGGAGCAGCATGCCCAACACTTCGAGAAGGTCCTAGACATCTTTAAGGAGATGGAGCAGGACCTGAGTGAATTAAAGGAGCAGATCACCCAAATGAAAAAGGAGGAGTTAGGCGGTATGACGCAGGTTATAGCTGCCTTAGCTCAGCGGATAGATGGGTCAGAAAGTCCAAAAATTCATGACAATAGGGCTTCAGAAGGGCAATATGAGACTCCAATCTTAAGATGGCCTGAGGATTTTGAGGACCCAGACCCATCAGCCCTAAGCCAGGGGAAAAGGTTTAATAAACCCCGGAAACGATACTGA